From one Macaca nemestrina isolate mMacNem1 chromosome 5, mMacNem.hap1, whole genome shotgun sequence genomic stretch:
- the LOC105465660 gene encoding small ribosomal subunit protein uS17-like: MADIQTEHAYQKQLTIFQNKKRVLLGETGKEKLPRYYKNIGLGFKTPKEATEGTYTDKKCPFTGNVSIRGRILSGVVTKMKMQGTIVIRRDYLHYIRKYNRFENRHKNMSVHLSPCFRDVQIGDIVTVGECWPLSKTVCFNVLKVTKAAGTKKQFQKF; encoded by the coding sequence ATGGCGGACATTCAGACTGAGCATGCCTACCAAAAGCAGCTGACCATCTTTCAAAACAAGAAGAGGGTCCTGCTGGGAGAAACTGGCAAGGAGAAGCTCCCGCGGTACTACAAGAACATCGGTCTGGGCTTCAAGACACCCAAAGAGGCTACTGAGGGCACTTACACTGACAAGAAATGCCCCTTCACTGGTAATGTCTCCATTCGAGGGCGGATCCTCTCTGGTGTGGTGACCAAGATGAAGATGCAGGGGACCATTGTCATCCGCCGAGACTACCTCCACTACATCCGCAAGTACAACCGCTTCGAGAATCGCCACAAGAACATGTCTGTGCACCTGTCCCCCTGCTTCAGGGACGTCCAGATCGGTGACATCGTCACAGTGGGCGAGTGTTGGCCCCTGAGCAAGACAGTGTGCTTCAACGTGCTCAAGGTCACCAAGGCTGCCGGCACCAAGAAGCAGTTCCAGAAGTTCTGA